One Periophthalmus magnuspinnatus isolate fPerMag1 chromosome 15, fPerMag1.2.pri, whole genome shotgun sequence genomic window carries:
- the klc1b gene encoding kinesin light chain 1b isoform X3, with product MSTMVYPREEKLEKLSQEEIISNTKLVIQGLEALKNEHNSILHSLLETIKCLKKDEEANLVHEKSSLLRKSVEMIELGLGEAQVMMALSNHLNAVESEKQKLRAQVRRLCQENQWLRDELANTQQKLQKSEQSVAQLEEEKKHLEFMNQLKKYDEDVSPTQEEKDKETPKDSLDDLFPNDEEDQGQGMQHQHNSAAVAAAQQGGYEIPARLRTLHNLVIQYASQGRYEVAVPLCKQALEDLEKTSGHDHPDVATMLNILALVYRDQNKYKEAAHLLNDALSIREKTLGKDHPAVAATLNNLAVLYGKRGKYKEAEPLCKRALEIREKVLGKDHPDVAKQLNNLALLCQNQGKYEEVEYYYCRALEIYECRLGPDDPNVAKTKNNLASCFLKQGKYKEAEILYKEILTRAHEKEFGSVDAENKPIWMHAEEREEMSKGKHRDNTPYGEYGGWYKACKVNSPTVNTTLRNLGALYRRQGKLEAAETLEECAVRSRKQGLDPSRVVEILRDSEGERRRSRDSLTSVKYESGSETGEEVSMGVEWNGA from the exons ATGTCGACCATGGTGTACCCGCGTGAGGAGAAGTTGGAGAAGCTCTCTCAGGAGGAGATCATCTCCAACACAAAGCTGGTGATCCAGGGTCTGGAGGCTCTGAAGAATGAGCACAACTCCATCCTGCACAGCCTCCTGGAGACCATCAAGTGCCTGAAGAAGGATGAAGAGGCCAACCTGGTCCACGAGAAGTCAAGTCTGCTGCGCAAGTCTGTGGAGATGATCGAGCTGGGGCTGGGAGAGGCGCAG GTCATGATGGCTCTGTCCAACCATCTGAACGCAGTGGAGTCTGAAAAGCAGAAGTTGCGTGCTCAGGTGCGGAGGCTGTGTCAGGAGAACCAGTGGCTGAGGGATGAACTGGCCAACACCCAACAAAAACTGCAGAAGAGTGAGCAGAGCGTGGCCCaactggaggaggagaagaagcacCTCGAGTTTATGAACCAGCTCAAGAAGTACGATGAAGATGTCTCGCCCACT CAGgaggagaaagacaaagagaccCCCAAGGACTCACTGGACGACCTGTTCCCCAACGATGAAGAGGATCAGGGACAAGGAA TGCAACATCAACACAACAGCGCGGCAGTGGCAGCAGCTCAGCAGGGGGGCTATGAGATCCCAGCCCGCCTCCGGACCCTCCATAACTTGGTGATCCAGTACGCCTCACAGGGCCGGTACGAGGTGGCAGTGCCCCTCTGCAAACAGGCCCTGGAGGATCTGGAGAAGACCTCTGGACACGACCACCCTGATGTGGCTACTATGCTCAATATCCTGGCTTTGGTCTACAG aGATCAGAACAAATACAAAGAGGCGGCCCATCTGCTGAATGATGCTCTGTCCATCCGGGAGAAGACTCTCGGCAAAGACCACCCAGCG GTTGCTGCGACACTGAACAACTTGGCTGTGCTGTACGGGAAGAGGGGGAAATACAAGGAAGCCGAGCCTTTGTGCAAGAGAGCTCTGGAGATCAGAGAGAAG GTTTTGGGGAAGGACCACCCGGATGTGGCCAAACAGCTGAACAACCTGGCTCTGCTGTGTCAGAACCAGGGCAAGTACGAGGAGGTGGAGTACTACTACTGCCGCGCACTGGAGATCTATGAGTGCAGGCTGGGACCAGACGACCCCAATGTGGCCAAGACCAAGAACAACCTG GCATCCTGCTTCCTCAAACAGGGCAAATACAAGGAGGCTGAGATCCTGTACAAAGAGATACTGACCCGCGCCCATGAGAAGGAGTTTGGCTCTGTGGATG CTGAAAATAAGCCCATTTGGATGCACGCAGAGGAGCGTGAGGAGATGAGCAAG GGCAAGCACCGAGACAACACTCCCTATGGGGAATATGGAGGCTGGTACAAGGCCTGCAAAGTCAACAG CCCCACAGTGAACACCACCCTGAGGAACTTGGGCGCCCTCTATCGCAGACAGGGCAAACTGGAGGCAGCGGAGACTCTTGAGGAGTGTGCTGTCCGGTCCCGTAAACAG gGCCTGGACCCGAGCCGCGTTGTAGAGATCCTGAGGGATTCGGAGGGCGAGAGGCGGAGGAGCCGTGACAGTCTGACCAGCGTTAAGTACGAGAGTGGCTCTGAGACCGGAGaggaagtgagtatgggcgTCGAGTGGAACGGG
- the klc1b gene encoding kinesin light chain 1b isoform X4, whose product MSTMVYPREEKLEKLSQEEIISNTKLVIQGLEALKNEHNSILHSLLETIKCLKKDEEANLVHEKSSLLRKSVEMIELGLGEAQVMMALSNHLNAVESEKQKLRAQVRRLCQENQWLRDELANTQQKLQKSEQSVAQLEEEKKHLEFMNQLKKYDEDVSPTQEEKDKETPKDSLDDLFPNDEEDQGQGMQHQHNSAAVAAAQQGGYEIPARLRTLHNLVIQYASQGRYEVAVPLCKQALEDLEKTSGHDHPDVATMLNILALVYRDQNKYKEAAHLLNDALSIREKTLGKDHPAVAATLNNLAVLYGKRGKYKEAEPLCKRALEIREKVLGKDHPDVAKQLNNLALLCQNQGKYEEVEYYYCRALEIYECRLGPDDPNVAKTKNNLASCFLKQGKYKEAEILYKEILTRAHEKEFGSVDAENKPIWMHAEEREEMSKGKHRDNTPYGEYGGWYKACKVNSPTVNTTLRNLGALYRRQGKLEAAETLEECAVRSRKQGLDPSRVVEILRDSEGERRRSRDSLTSVKYESGSETGEEA is encoded by the exons ATGTCGACCATGGTGTACCCGCGTGAGGAGAAGTTGGAGAAGCTCTCTCAGGAGGAGATCATCTCCAACACAAAGCTGGTGATCCAGGGTCTGGAGGCTCTGAAGAATGAGCACAACTCCATCCTGCACAGCCTCCTGGAGACCATCAAGTGCCTGAAGAAGGATGAAGAGGCCAACCTGGTCCACGAGAAGTCAAGTCTGCTGCGCAAGTCTGTGGAGATGATCGAGCTGGGGCTGGGAGAGGCGCAG GTCATGATGGCTCTGTCCAACCATCTGAACGCAGTGGAGTCTGAAAAGCAGAAGTTGCGTGCTCAGGTGCGGAGGCTGTGTCAGGAGAACCAGTGGCTGAGGGATGAACTGGCCAACACCCAACAAAAACTGCAGAAGAGTGAGCAGAGCGTGGCCCaactggaggaggagaagaagcacCTCGAGTTTATGAACCAGCTCAAGAAGTACGATGAAGATGTCTCGCCCACT CAGgaggagaaagacaaagagaccCCCAAGGACTCACTGGACGACCTGTTCCCCAACGATGAAGAGGATCAGGGACAAGGAA TGCAACATCAACACAACAGCGCGGCAGTGGCAGCAGCTCAGCAGGGGGGCTATGAGATCCCAGCCCGCCTCCGGACCCTCCATAACTTGGTGATCCAGTACGCCTCACAGGGCCGGTACGAGGTGGCAGTGCCCCTCTGCAAACAGGCCCTGGAGGATCTGGAGAAGACCTCTGGACACGACCACCCTGATGTGGCTACTATGCTCAATATCCTGGCTTTGGTCTACAG aGATCAGAACAAATACAAAGAGGCGGCCCATCTGCTGAATGATGCTCTGTCCATCCGGGAGAAGACTCTCGGCAAAGACCACCCAGCG GTTGCTGCGACACTGAACAACTTGGCTGTGCTGTACGGGAAGAGGGGGAAATACAAGGAAGCCGAGCCTTTGTGCAAGAGAGCTCTGGAGATCAGAGAGAAG GTTTTGGGGAAGGACCACCCGGATGTGGCCAAACAGCTGAACAACCTGGCTCTGCTGTGTCAGAACCAGGGCAAGTACGAGGAGGTGGAGTACTACTACTGCCGCGCACTGGAGATCTATGAGTGCAGGCTGGGACCAGACGACCCCAATGTGGCCAAGACCAAGAACAACCTG GCATCCTGCTTCCTCAAACAGGGCAAATACAAGGAGGCTGAGATCCTGTACAAAGAGATACTGACCCGCGCCCATGAGAAGGAGTTTGGCTCTGTGGATG CTGAAAATAAGCCCATTTGGATGCACGCAGAGGAGCGTGAGGAGATGAGCAAG GGCAAGCACCGAGACAACACTCCCTATGGGGAATATGGAGGCTGGTACAAGGCCTGCAAAGTCAACAG CCCCACAGTGAACACCACCCTGAGGAACTTGGGCGCCCTCTATCGCAGACAGGGCAAACTGGAGGCAGCGGAGACTCTTGAGGAGTGTGCTGTCCGGTCCCGTAAACAG gGCCTGGACCCGAGCCGCGTTGTAGAGATCCTGAGGGATTCGGAGGGCGAGAGGCGGAGGAGCCGTGACAGTCTGACCAGCGTTAAGTACGAGAGTGGCTCTGAGACCGGAGaggaa
- the mrpl2 gene encoding 39S ribosomal protein L2, mitochondrial, whose product MAVSCLTRALRTLTVSQSPLLPSQLLAQANAGAQLINPGQCKGFQTTAALEQNRTFWKKMDKYTIRPIGMKKTGGRDHTGKIRTHGIGGGHKQRYRWVDFQRLRYEPNKEDKPFEEKVVQVRYDPCRSADIALVAGGNRKRWIIATENMQVGNIIKTSGVIGRMAVSANEGDAFPLGALPVGSLIHNLEIKPGRGAQYIRAAGTSGVLLRKVNGTAIVQLPSKQQVQVDETCMVTVGRVSNIDHNKEIIGKAGRNRWFGVRPSSGLWQRKGGWAGRKIKPLPKMKVYVNLPSIAAK is encoded by the exons ATGGCAGTGTCGTGTCTGACTCGAGCTCTTCGCACCCTGACAGTGTCCCAGTCCCCTCTACTCCCCTCTCAG CTTCTGGCACAGGCAAATGCTGGAGCTCAGTTAATAAATCCGGGACAATGCAAAGGCTTTCAGACCACAGCTGCACTAGAGCAGAACAGGACTTTCTGGAAAAAGATGGACAAGTACACAATCAGACCTATTGGGATGAAGAAGACTGGGGGCAGAGACCACACAG GAAAGATACGGACACATGGCATCGGTGGCGGGCACAAGCAGAGATACCGGTGGGTGGACTTCCAGCGACTGAGATATGAACCAAACAAAGAAGATAAACCTTTTGAAGAAAAGGTCGTCCAAGTGAGATACGATCCCTGCAG ATCAGCAGACATTGCACTCGTTGCTGGAGGTAATAGAAAAAGATGGATCATTGCTACAGAGAACATGCAGGTTGGGAACATCATCAAGACCTCTGGAGTCATTGGACGCATGGCAG tttcagcaAATGAAGGAGATGCTTTCCCTCTAGGAGCTCTTCCTGTGGGGTCTCTGATCCACAACCTCGAAATAAAACCAGGCAGAGGAGCACAGTATATCCGGGCTGCAG GCACAAGTGGTGTACTACTCCGTAAAGTTAATGGAACAGCAATTGTTCAACTTCCCTCAAAGCAACAAGTTCAG GTTGACGAGACCTGTATGGTCACAGTGGGACGAGTGTCCAACATTGACCACAATAAAGAAATCATTGGGAAAGCGGGTCGTAATCGCTGGTTTGGGGTCCGTCCTTCGAGCGGTTTATGGCAAAGAAAAGGAGGCTGGGCTGGACGCAAGATCAAACCTCTGCCTAAAATGAAAGTCTATGTCAATTTACCCTCAATAGCAGCTAAATAA